DNA from Candidatus Neomarinimicrobiota bacterium:
TGACTGTCGCTTATCGCTGATGGAGAATTCAATCTCTGCCTCTGGGAAATATGAGACGATCTTCTCTTTGAATTGGTGTGCGGCGGCACTGAAAGCCATGATGTGGTAAACAGATCTGGAAAGATTGTCAGGCGGTGTGTTCATCAACTGAACAATGGCCCGAATAGCGTCAGGCATGGTCATGAACGGCAGGGCGGTTATTTCGCTGACAAAACAGGAGTACGGTTGTGACTGGGCGGCGGCGTGGATCATTTCGGGTCCATAATCGGTAGTCCCTCCGGAGGGGAGGGTATGAGCACTGATCAGCCCCGGGAAACGGATAGCTCGAAAATCGACTAACCCTGCCGATGACTCAACTGACAGACGCTTATAGTGGTTTGAAAAGTAGATGCCGAGATTTTCGCAGTGAAGTTTGTTGCAGCCGTACATTGTTTCGGGGTGCCCAAAATCGTCCTCTGTGATGGAACCTGCGCTCCCTTTGTTCTCTCCGACTCCCATGCCGTAGACGGCTATGGAGCTGGGGAAGAAGAATTGCACCGTTTTCTTCCGACTTGCTGCCTGTTCCATGGCCAGGTCTAGCATATTGATGGTGCCGCCTACATTCACG
Protein-coding regions in this window:
- a CDS encoding NAD-dependent epimerase/dehydratase family protein — its product is MRKPVILITGANGEIGHGLIRSLSKKGGPPIVALDINQLDSSLNDNVRDAILGNVLDRNLLERLNAEFEISAIYHLAAVLSTRAEFSPMTAHHVNVGGTINMLDLAMEQAASRKKTVQFFFPSSIAVYGMGVGENKGSAGSITEDDFGHPETMYGCNKLHCENLGIYFSNHYKRLSVESSAGLVDFRAIRFPGLISAHTLPSGGTTDYGPEMIHAAAQSQPYSCFVSEITALPFMTMPDAIRAIVQLMNTPPDNLSRSVYHIMAFSAAAHQFKEKIVSYFPEAEIEFSISDKRQSIVDSWPAEVDDSAARRDWGWNPEHDFESAFDDYLIPEIRRRYAG